The Acidobacteriota bacterium DNA segment AGCGCGAAGGCCGCCATCTGCCGCACATCCGTGTCGGCGTCGGCGCGCAGCAGCCGCTCGAGCGGGCCGACGCCGTCGGAGAGCCCCACGCGACCCACCGCGATCGCCGCGCGGCGCCGCACGCGCGCGTCGGCGTCGCCGAGCAGCCCCAGCAGGTCGGCCACCGGCGGAGGACTGCCAGCCACGCGGCGGTCGACGGGCGCGACGGGCGCCGGCGCCGGGTCGCGCAGCACGCGCTGGTCCTCGAGGCGGAGAATCCAGGCGAGCTTGTCCTCGTAGGGCACTACGGGTGGCGGCGCCGGCGGGGCGCTCGCGCACGCGCCGGCAGCGAGAGTCAGCAGCAGAACACCAGGAAGTCGATTCGCCATCATGCGTGCAGGGTCAGAACTCGCTCGGTCGCGCGCGCGACGCGATCCTCGACGACGGTGACGCCGATCCCCGCGCCGCCGGGCACCGGGATCGTCCCGTCGGGTCCGAGCTCGATCGGGGGATCGATCAGGTCGGGCTGGTAGTACCGCCGGCTCGCCGCGACGTCGCCGGGCAGGCGGAAGTTCGGCAAGGTGGACAGGTGCAGGTTGTGCGCGCGGCCGATGCCGCTCTCGAGCATGCCGCCGTGCCAGACGGGCACGCCGCCAGCCGCGCACAGGTCGTGCACCCGGAGCGACTCGGCGTGCCCGCCCAGACGACCGGGCTTGATGTTGATCACGCGGCACGCCCCGGCCGCGAGCGCCTCGGCCGCCCGTCCGACCGACCCGATCGACTCGTCGAGGCAGATCGGCGTCGCCAGATCGGCCTGCAGCCGCGCGTGCTCGTGGATGTCGTCGTAATCGAACGGCTGCTCGATCATCATCAGCCGCTGCCCGTCGAGGGCCCGCAGTCTCGGCGTATCGAGCGGCCCGTAGGCCGCGTTGGCGTCGACCATGAGCGGCAGATCGGCGAAGCGGCGCCGGACGGCGTCGACCACCTCGACGTCCCAGCCCGGCTTGATCTTGATCTTGACACGACGGTACCCGGCGGCCCGCTCCTCTTCGATCCGGTCGAGCAACTGGTCGACCGAGTCCTGGATGCCGATCGACACGCCCGACGGCACGGGGTCGCCGGTCCCGCCGAGCACCTGCCACAGCGGGCGCTGCTGCTGCCTGGCGTAGAGGTCCCACGCCGCCATCTCGACGGCCGCCTTGGCCATCTGGTGACCACGCACCCGGGCCAGCCGGCCGAACACGTCACGAGGATGAGCGAACTCGACGCCGAGCAGCCACGGCCC contains these protein-coding regions:
- the menC gene encoding o-succinylbenzoate synthase, whose protein sequence is MRIDLLELRLVRLPLVRFFETSFGRVVDRQFLLVRAVSDGATGWGEGVADEHPFYSSETAASSWDVVERYVGPWLLGVEFAHPRDVFGRLARVRGHQMAKAAVEMAAWDLYARQQQRPLWQVLGGTGDPVPSGVSIGIQDSVDQLLDRIEEERAAGYRRVKIKIKPGWDVEVVDAVRRRFADLPLMVDANAAYGPLDTPRLRALDGQRLMMIEQPFDYDDIHEHARLQADLATPICLDESIGSVGRAAEALAAGACRVINIKPGRLGGHAESLRVHDLCAAGGVPVWHGGMLESGIGRAHNLHLSTLPNFRLPGDVAASRRYYQPDLIDPPIELGPDGTIPVPGGAGIGVTVVEDRVARATERVLTLHA